The nucleotide sequence ATGGGCTCACAGAATGCGGTTTTGATTGCGTAAGACCTGAAGGAGCATTTTATCTATTTATGAAGACACCTACGGAAGATGAGAAGGAATTTGTTGAAGAAGCGAAAAAAGAACATATTCTTCTTGTGCCCGGATCTTCATTTTGCTGTAAGGGATATGTAAGAATCGCATATTGTGTAGACTATAAAACTATTATTAATTCGATGCCGGGATTTAAGAGGCTTGCAGAAAGGTATGGACTTAAAAAATGAGCTTTGAAGACAATATCAGAAAAGTTATTCCCTATACACCGGGCGAACAGCCGCAGAGAAAGGTGATCAAATTAAATACAAATGAGTGTCCGTATCCACCATCGGAAAAGGCTATAAAAGCCTTAAGGGAATTTGATACGGATTTATTCAGAAAATATCCTGACCCTGAATGCAGTGATCTGGTAAAAGCTTTGGCTGACTATTATAATCTGGATGAAAAACAGGTATTTGTCGGTGTGGGTTCAGATGATGTGCTCTCTATGTGTTTCCTGACTTTTTTTGCAGGAAAGAAACCGGTATTGTTCCCGGACATTACATATTCATTTTATGATGTATGGGCGGATGTATATAGAATTCCTTATGAAACTATTGCACTCGATGAAGATTTTAATATCAGGGCAGAGGATTATAAAAGAGATAACGGCGGAATAGTTATAGCAAATCCGAATGCTCCTACGGGAGTGGAAGAGCCTCTTGAAAAGATAGAAGAGATAATAAAGTCATCTCCGGATTCGATAGTGATCGTGGATGAAGCGTATGTAGATTTTGGAGTCAATACAGCACTTCCGCTTATCAATAAATATAAAAATCTTATTGTGACCAGAACAATGTCAAAATCAAGAGCACTTGCAGGTATGCGTATAGGATATGCATTTGCGGATGAAAGACTTATAAAATATCTTAATGACGTAAAATTCTCTGTTAACTCTTATACAATGAATATGCCGGCATTGACAGCAGGAAAAGCTGCAATACTTGATGATGATTATTTCAGGGAAATACGGGATAAAGTAGTCAATACCCGTGAGTGGACAAAAAAAGAGCTTAAAAGACTGGGATTCAGCTTCAGAGACTCCAAAACAAATTTTATTTTTGCAAAACATGAAAAAGCATCAGCTGAAAAACTTTTTGAAGAGTTAAAGGCAAATGATATTTATGTGAGATATTTTAAGAAAGAAAGACTTTCAGATTATCTCAGGATCTCAATAGGAACAGATGAGGAGATGAAAAGGCTTATAGAGGTGCTTGAAGGGCTCTTATAAACTGAATCTGAAAGCTGATCTTTCTGATCCATTTAGTTTCTGTTCACAGAATAAACACTTTAAAAACAAAATTTGAAAATATAATTCTGATAATCTAGAATCCATACGAGGAGTCTATTAGTGAAGACTCCGGATGGAGGATAATTATTATGAAGAAACGGAATTTAAGCAAATTAGGGATAGCAGTAAGTGCAGCAATGCTTACACTTGCAATGGTTGGATGCTCATCAACAACAGGCAGCATAGCTTCAACTGAGGTTGCAGCTGTTTCAGAAGCACCTACAGAAATGCCTTCAGAGATGCCTACAGAAGCAGCTGAAGCAGAGGGAACGGAAGTACGTGCTAAAATAGTTTCGATTGATGGAGAGACAATTACTTTAGAAACTCTTGCCGATGGAAAGATGGGCGGCAAAGATGATAAGAAGATGGGTGAAAAGCCGGATTCAGATTCTACAGAAGAGGCAGCTACAGGCGAAGCTCCTGAGGGAGCACCTAATGGAGAAGCACCAACAGGGGAAGCACCAACAGGAGAAGCACCAACTGGTGAGGCACCAACTGGTGAAGCTCCTACAGATGGAAAAGGCGGCCCCCAGGGCGGCGGTCAGGGTGGCCCCGGCGGAAATCAGAATGGAGAAAAACCTACTGGTGAGAAGCCTAGCGGCGAGCAGCCCAGCGGTGAGAAACCGAGTGGTGAGCAGCCTGGCGGTGAGAAGCCCAGTGGTGAGCAGCCTAGCGGTGAGAAACCTGAAGGTTCCACAGAGGAGGCAGCTGAGGCAGAGGGAACAGGCGAGACACTTACCCTTACACTTACAGACGCTACAGAATATAAAGATTGTACAGTTGATGATCTTGAAGCAGACACTCTTGTTGTTGTAAGCTATAATGAAAATAATGAAGTAGTTTCAATATCGCTTGCAGATGGAAAAGATGCTCCGGCTGAACCTGCAGCTGAGGAGTCAACAGAAGAGAGTTCGACTGAGGAAAGCTCAACAGAAGAAAGCACAACAGAAGAAAGCACAACAGAGGAAACAGCAGAATAATCCAGAGAGCCCGCAGTAAAATGCGGGCTCTTTATTTTTCAAACCAGTGGCGAAAAAATATATAAATGATATAATGAAAGGCATCGGAATTTTCCGGTGCCTTTTTGAATATATATATATATAAATGGAAAGAGGATGACCAATTGAAAAATGTTTTTATAAAACTGCCGGTTTATACAGGTGATGTTTCCGGAGCGGCATCGGCATTATATGAGCTTGGAGGAATGAGCGTGATCCATGATCCCTCCGGCTGCAATTCAACATACAATACCCATGACGAAATCCGCTGGTATTCTAAAGAAAGTCTTATTTTTATCTCAGGGCTTTCCGAGGTTGATGCAATAACCGGTAATGACAATAAGTTCATCAAAGATGTGCTTAATGCAGCGGAGAAGCTTAAGCCGGCATTTATTGCGCTTTTTAATTCTCCGATACCTTATATAAACGGGACAGATTTTAAGGGAATAGCAAAGATAATAGAAAATAAAAGCGGGATACCATGTTTTCATATAGAGACTAATGCAATGCATGATTACAGTGTAGGTATTTCAAACGCTTTTTATGAATACGCACGCAAATTTCTTCCGGATGAAAAAAGAGATAAAGTGTCCGAGGATAAAGATCAAAAGAAAAAAGTTAATATTATCGGAATGACCCCGCTTGATTATAGTTCAAAAAATACGTATTTAACTCTTAAGAATAAAATGGAAAAAGAGGGTTTTAAGATAATTTCCATTTGGGCAGAAGGAAGCAGCAGAGAAGAAATTCTTGCAGCTTCAGAGGCTGATATAAGCCTTGTCATATCTTCCTCCGGAATAAGAGTTGGAGAATTTTTAAGGGAAAAATATGGCATACCATATCTGACAGGTGTACCGACAGGACTTTTTGCAAAAAAAATTTTTGAAAAATTAGATAATTTTGAATTTTGCTCTTCAGAAAAACTATTTTTGTCCGATAATAAATACAGAGCTGAAACGCTTGTCGTAGGTGAAAGCGTATTATCCTTAAGTCTTGCGGCTGAATATGAGCTGGAGACCGGAAAAAAGGCAGATGTAATATCGACCACTGAGCTTGGAAATGAATATTTAAGAGATTCAGATAAGGCAATCAGGGTTGAAAAAGAGTTAATGGAAGAATTTAAGAATTATCAAATGATAATTGCTGATCCTTTATATAGAAGGATAGCACCTTCAACAGCAAAATTTATCGATATTCCGCATCTTGCATTTTCTGGGCGTTTATATCTAAAAGGTATTCCGGATTTTTTCAGTGAAAGTTTCAGTGTGGTGGATTTATGACAAATAAAGAATTGACAGATAAGCTTAAAGAGACATCTATTCTCAGTAAGGATGAGTTTAGGCAGCTGACAGGCAGCATGAATAAAGACGACGAGGAGTATCTTTATGCAGCTGCCAGAGAAGTTAAAGAAAAATATTATGGCAAAGATGTTTTTTTAAGAGGCCTTATAGAATTCAGTAATTTTTGCAAAAATGACTGTTATTATTGCGGGATAAGACGAAGCAACAGTCATGCAGAGAGATACAGGCTCAGTAAGGAAGAGATATTATCGGCTGTAGAAAAAGGATATGAATTAAGCTTTAGAACCTTTGTACTGCAGGGTGGAGAGGATTTAAGCTATAGTGATGATGATATATGTGATATTGTGAGATCTATAAAAGAGCTTTATCCGGATTGTGCAGTAACTCTTTCCATAGGTGAAAAAGAAAGAAAGACATATGAAAAATATTTTGAGGCTGGAGCAGACAGATATCTTTTAAGGCATGAAACTGCAAATGATGTTCATTATGCCAAACTTCATCCGGCAGAATTATCGCTTGAAAACAGAAAGAGATGTCTTAGGGATCTTAAGGAAATTGGTTTTCAGACAGGCGCAGGAATGATGATAGGGGCGCCTTTTCAGACATTGGAGAATCTTATAGAGGATCTCTTTTATCTTAAAGAACTTGAACCACAAATGGTTGGCATAGGCCCGTTCATTCCACATAAAGATACTCCTTTTAAGGATGAAAAGGCAGGAAAGCTTGAAGATACGCTTCATTTTCTTGCGATAATAAGGCTTATGCTCCCAAAGGTGCTTCTGCCCGCAACTACGGCACTGGGAACAATTGATCCGCAGGGCAGAGAAAAAGGACTAAGGGCAGGAGCTAATGTAATAATGCCGAATCTTTCGCCATTGAATGTCAGGGGAAAATATCTTTTATATGATGGAAAAATCTGTACGGGAGAGGAAGCTGCCGAATGCTCGGAATGCATGAAGAGAAGGATCGAATCCGTTGGATACAGAGTTATGATATCAAGAGGAGATGCGCCGGGTTTTTGATAATAAGTTAGAAAGGCTGTAAGTAAGCCAGTTTACAGGATAAAAAATTATTAGTTTAGAAAAGTTCACACAAGTTTCAGATTTTTTTTGATAAGTTACTATAAAGAAATCTGATAATTAACCGATAAGATAATTGAAAAGTTTAGACAACTGCTTTCAGAACGGCGTTTTTGGTAGCTTGTGGGCCGTTTATAAGGAAAGAATATATGTCTTATGCTTTTTGATTTATAAATGATCACTTATGTTATTCAGGAAAGGAGGAGTCTGTTATGCGGATTGAAGCCTATAATCAGGTTATGCAGGTATACGGGAAACAGAAGATAAAAAAGACAGCAAATTATTCATCTGTATCGAGTGCGAGGGATGCGCTTGAACTCTCGGGAACCGGTAAGGATCTGCAGACTGCAAGAGCTGCAGTTGCTGAAGCAGAAGATGTCAGAAAAGAGCTGACGGCTCCGTTGAAGGAAAAGATTCAGGCCGGCACCTATGATGTATCGGGTGAAAGCTTCGCGGAGAAATTACTGGAAAAAATGGAAGCATTGGCTTGAAAAAAGAAATCGGAGGTAGGTTGCAGTGGCAAGTTTAATGGAAAACTTAATATCTACACTTAATAAAGAGGCAGATAAGTACACTGAACTATTAAGACTTTCGAAAAAAAAGACCCCGATCATTGTCAGGGGAGACATAGCTGAACTTCAGAAAATCACGGATGAAGAACAGGATGCGGTCGAAGTGCTCTCTGCTCTGGACAAAGAGCGTAGTACGATTATGGAAGATATCGCGAATGTTACCAACAAGGACGTTGGGGAGTTAAAGCTTAAAAATCTGATAGTTATGATGGAAAAACGTCCAAAGGAGCATGATGCTCTTGTGGACGTTAGGGACAGGCTCGATAAAGCAGTAAACGAGTTAAAACTCATAAACTCTCAGAACGCGGTACTTATAAAACAATCTCTCGATATGATAGATTTCAATCTGGCTTTGGAACGTTCGATAAGAACCGGTCCGGAGACGGGAAACTATAATCGTGCAGCGGAAAATGCAGGAAGTATGCTGGTTTCCGAGCAGGGAGGATTTGACGCCAGACAATAAATGTCAGACAGAATGAGGGGTGATATCAATGTCACTAATGGGCGCATTTTACACAGGCGTGTCAGGCATAAATGCCAGTCAGAACGCTTTAAACGCCACAGCACATAATATTTCAAACATTGATACCGATGGTTTTACAAGACAGCAGGTTTATCAGGGAAACAAAATATATCTTACGATCGGAAAATCATATAATAACAGCAGCCAGGTCGGATTAGGTGTTAATATAGATGAAGTCCGATACGTTCGCGATTATTTTCTCGATAAGGCATATCGAAGTGAATCAGGCAGATCGTCATATTATTCCACTTCATATGAGGCAATAGAAGAGATCAATACACTTTTTGGTGAGCTTAACGGAACGGCATTTCAGGAATCATTGCAGAAGCTGAAGAATGCATTTACTTCACTTGCAATAAGTCCTGCTGACTCGACTTTACAGAGTCAGGTGATAACGACTGCAAGCCAGTTCTTAAAAAGGGCACAGGCTATTTATAACGGGCTTTCGGATTATCAGGATAACCTTAATGAGCAGATTAAGGATCAGGTTGATCAGATAAACGATTATGCATCGAAAATTGCGACTCTTAATGAACAGATAGTTAAAGTTGAGGCAGGCGGCATAGAAAATGCAAATGATCTGAGGGATGCAAGAAACCTTATCCTGGATGAGCTTTCTGCTCTGGGCAGGATAGAGTATTCAGAGGATACCTTTGGATATGTATCTGTTAAATTTGAGGGTGTTGAGCTCGTAAAGGAAAATTTTGTAAATGTTATGGAAGCTCAGATCGCAGATGGTGATGAATCTACCGGATTCTATACGGTTGTTTGGTCGACTCTTGATGATGAGCCTGTATTTAATCTTAACAAAGATGTATCTGCAGAAGCAGGAACAGATAAAGGTTCCTTGAGAGCATTAATAGATGCAAGGGGAACACAGCGCGGGACTTATGCAGATTATCAGGCATATACGAATCTTACAGATCGTAACAGTAATACAAAAAGTCAGACAGAAAGTGAAAATTTTGCCGATGTTTCGTCATCAAGTGTAGCTTCAACTATGGCAATGTTTGATCATATGTGTTTTGGAATCATTTCTCAGATAAATGCGCTTCTTACACATGATGATTCTTATGATGAAGAGGGAATATTGGCTGATAATCTTACCAGTGACGATTATAGCGATATATTTGACAGCAGTACGCATACGACAGATGGAACCTATGATGCTCTTTTTGTTACACTAGATTCGAGTGAAACAAATTTTGACGGTCAGTCTATAATATATACCATTTCTAATTATGTTATAAATGATGAACTTCTGGCCCAGCCAAGCCGGCTTAATAATGGATTTATATTGGAAAAGGATGATGCCAGTACAGATCAGCTTACAGCTGATACACTGGAATCAATATTTAATAATACTTTTTCTACTTTGACACCGGATACGGCAACAGAACTTACTTTTATGAATTATTATACAGGAATGGTAAACAGCTATGCAGAGTTAGGTGATATTTACAGCAGTGTGGCAGACAGCCTGGAAATATCCGTTGATTCTATTGAAAGCTCGAGACAGTCAGTAATAGGTGTTTCTGAAAGTGATGAGCTTACAAAGATGATCAAATTTCAGAATGCTTATAATGCAAGCAGCCGTTACTTTAATGTGGTCAATGCCATGCTTGAGAATCTGCTTACTCAGCTCACTTAAAGGAGGTATCATATGTCATCACAGTTTTTTGGCCTGAATATCGGATACTCCGGATTGAATGTAGCAGCTTCTGCGGAGAATACGGTAGCTCATAATATAGCAAATGCAAACACGACAGGATATTCCAAACAGGTCACACTTCAGTCTGCAACTGATGCATTGCGCGTATATCAGACCTATGGAATGACTGGTACCGGCGTACAGGTTGATGCTGTAAGCCAGCTCAGAAATGAATTCTTTGACATTAAATACTGGAGTAATTCAGCCGATGTTGGTTATTATTCAACCGCCGAGACCTTTATGTCTACTATAGAAGCTTATTTTAATGATACAGACACTATAAAGGGATTTACCAGCGTTTACAATGAGGATCTTTATAACGCTTTGAATGATCTGGCGGATAATCCAAGTTCCGATACGACAAGAAAGTCGCTCATAAGTGCTGCACAGAGTTTATGTGAGTATTTTAACCAGATCAGTGCTTCGCTTACAGAAACCCAGGAACAGATAAATAACGAAATAAAAACCCAGGTTGGTCAGATAAATACTATAGCTGAAGAAATAGCATCATTAAATAAGCAGATAAACATGCTTGAGATCCAGGGAATGGCAGCAAATGACTTAAGAGACAGAAGGGCTAATCTGATTGATGAACTTTCTTCATATGTAGATGTTACTGTTATAGAAACTCCGGTTGTAGATCAGACAAACGGGATTAAAACAGGTGCCAACATTTATAGGGTTAATGTAAGCAATGGCGATTCTCTTGTTGATGGATATGAATATAATACATTAAAATGTGTTGCCAGAGAAAATGCCTATAATCAGTCGGATTCTGACGGACTTTATGATCTTTACTGGGTGCAGACAGGAAATGCATATTCATGTACTGCAAGTAATTTGAGCGGAAGCCTTAAAGCTCTTTTTGAGGTCAGGGATGGAAATAATGGAGAGAATCTTCAGGGAACTGTTACAGCTTCGACCTCGAATACTCTCACTATGACAGTTGATTCGACAACATGGTCACTTTTTGATGAGAATATGAGCCTTGATGAATTTATTTCCAAGCTTAGCATTTCTGAAAATGGTTATATGTCAGTAGGAGGATATGGCTTTAATTATACCGGATTTACAGTAACAATGACTGACAGTAGTTCTGCTACAGTTACATTTACAGGTGTCTCTACGGCAGATGGGTACAGCACAGATATTACTACAGCAGGAACTGCAGGTACTACAGTAAAATGCGGAAAATCCGTGGACTATAAAGGCATTGCATTTTACCAGGCAGAAATGAACCAGTGGGTTAGGGATTTCGCCAGAGTTTTCAATACAATAGAGAAGACCGGTGAAGATCTTAACGGAAATGCACTTTATGTAGATGATGGTGATGGAGATCCGGAAACAAATATATCTTTCTTCAAATGGTATAATAAAACAGATGGTACACAGATGGATCTTTTAGAAACTGAACTCAGTGAGTATGGCGGAACTGATGTAACAACTGTCTCTACATATAATGTAGCAAGTGATACAAATGCATACAGAAATTATTATTATCTTACAGCCGATAATTTCAGGGTAAACAGTGCTATTGTTAATGATGTTTCATTGATGAGTACAACTGCAGAAGACGGTGATGTGGATCTTTCGGCAGCGGATATTGTAGAAGAACTTATTTTAATAAAGACTGATAAGAGTAAAATGGAGTTCAGAGGGGCAAGCTCGCAAAATTTCCTTGCAATTATAGCATCTGACATTGCAATGGATACGTCAAATGCGAAAAATTTAAATACGAGCTGCACAAATATACAGAATGCCATAGAACAGCAACGACTTTCTGTTTCGGGCGTAGACGAGGATGAGGAAGCGCTTGATCTCATACGTTATCAGAAGTCATATTCATTAAATTCAAAGGTTATTTCAGTAATGGCAGAAATTTATGACAGGCTGATACTTGAGACAGGTGTATAAATACGGATAAGGAGGACGCCTATGTCAACAAGAGTTACGAACAAGATGATGACAAATAATGCCAGATATCATATAAATCAGAATAAGGCATATCTGGATAAATTAAGTATTCAGGAATCATCAGAGAAAAAAATAAACAGTCCTTCGGATGATCCCGTCATTGCAGTAAGGTCACTTCGATTCCGTTCGGCACTTGCGGATATCAATCAATATCTTGAAAAAAATCTTTCAGATGCGAAAAGCTGGGTAGATAGTACGGAAACTGCGCTTGATTCTGCAAGAGATCTGATGACGAGCTTGAAAAAAGAGGCGACATCGGGCGCCAATGATACCAATTCCATTGCAGCCTGCAGGACTTATTATGATGAAATGAAAGCGCTTGTGGATGGATTTTATGATTTAGGAAATTCAACAAATGAAGATCGTTACCTTTTCACCGGTTACAGGACATCGGACAGTCTGACCATATCGGAAGAGGATCTGGATTTAAGAAATACGCAGGTAGCATCAGGAAATCCAAAGTATGATTATGTGATAAGGGAAGAATTTACAGCAGATGATATTAACAATTATACATTCCTTACAGCATCTGTCAGTAGTTCTGATGTTACTGTTGCTGCTACGGGAAGCGGAACTGCTACAGTAGATGATGAAACAGATATAGGGCTTATAGATTGTTATAGGATAAGATTATCTTATGATAATCTTACTTCAGGCGGATCTACAACTACTGTAGAAAGCTGGCTTACACCAAAAACAATCGAGCTTTGCAACGCTGACGGGAGCTATGACAGTACAACTTATGCAGTAACTGAAATTACTGATGATACTAGTATAACAGAAGCAAATCTTGATGCGGGTACGATATACTTTAATACAACTACAGGAATGCTGATTTTTGGGTCAGATATAAGAGCTGCAATGGCAACTGCGTCGGATAATGCAGATGCACTTAATCGTACAGGTTCGGATCTTTCAGGAATACGTTTTACTTATGAGAAAGATGAATGGGAGACCGGAGATCTGAAGCCTGAGCATTACTTTGACTGTGTTGATACCGCTCTCGATGATAATCTTGTTTACGATGATCATGAGCAGGAAATGAATTATTCGGTGGGGGCTAATCAGCAAATACAGGTAAATATAAACGCAGGACAGGCATTTGATCCACAGGTAAGAAGATACATTGATGAGCTTTCAGATGCAATCGATGCTGCAGAATCCGCTGAAACGATGGTTGCAAAGATTAAAGAAGCAATGACTACTGTAGATGAAGATTCAACAGAATATGAGAATCTGAACTATCTTCTGGCAGCAGCTCAAAAAGAATTGAGTTCAACTACAGATAAAATGAAATCGCTTTTTGAAAATGGCATGACAGAGATCGACGGTTTTTATGATGAAGTGAATCTTGCAGCAACAGAATGCGGTACTACACAGAACCGAGTGTCTATAATCGAGACCAGGCTTACTGAAAATCAGGCAACAGTTAAGACACAGGCATCCGATAATGAGAATATTGATATAGCAGATATTGCTGTAGAACTGAGCGATGCCAATATGATATATGAGGCAGCTTTACTGGTAACCGGAAAGATAAATCAGCAGTCACTTTTAAATTATATTTGATCATTTAGAATATATGCTGTTGTGTGCCGTGGCATAAATAGCCACGGCATTTTTAGAATATTATTTGATCTAAATTTTTAAATATTTGATATAAACTATTATTTTTTTTTAAGACAAAGCCGATAAAAAGAATAGAAGGTAATGCTGCACATTGTGAGAAGGAGCTCGGGATGCGGCATGGTTTTATATTTGTTCACAGGGAGGTGACTAATTTGACGGCGGTTGAAAAAATAGCAAATACATCAAGTTCACAGGGATATCAGGCAGCGTCTTCGAGTTCAAGTGAATCAGTTTCTTTAATTGATAAAAAAAGAGAAGTAATAACGGAATTGCCTTCAAAAGATTTTGCAGGTTCCGAAACTGATGAGCAGGCTGCATCGTCACAGATCCAGTCAAAGGGTGATTCGAAAACGGCAAATGAAGAAATTCGAAAAAAGGTTGACCAGATAAATAAGGAAATGCTTAATCAGAATTCAGAGGCTATTTTTGGAATACATGATGATACTAATCGCGTAACCATAAAGATAGTTGATAAGGATTCCAAGAAAGTAATAAAAGAATTTCCTCCGGAAAAGACACTTGATATGCTTGCCAAGCTGTGGGAAGTGGCCGGAATAATGGTCGATGAAAAACGTTGAATTAAAGAAGGGGGACAATAACTATGCGTGCACAGGATGCTTATGCGCAGTACGGAAAAAACAAGATTATGACTGCATCACCTGCAGAACTGACTCTTATGCTTTATGAAGGCTGTGTAAAATTTATAAATATTGCCAAAATGGGAATAGAAGAAAAGAATATAGAAAAAGCCCATGTGAATATCAGGAAGGCTGAACGCATCATAGAAGAATTTCAGGCAACTTTAGATTATAAATATCCTGTTGCAGAGGATTTTAACAGGGTTTATGTGTATGTAAAAAAGAGACTGCATGAGGCAAATATTGAAAAGAGCGTTGAAATTCTTGAGGAATGTGCAGTACATATGCGT is from Lachnospiraceae bacterium C1.1 and encodes:
- the fliS gene encoding flagellar export chaperone FliS — protein: MRAQDAYAQYGKNKIMTASPAELTLMLYEGCVKFINIAKMGIEEKNIEKAHVNIRKAERIIEEFQATLDYKYPVAEDFNRVYVYVKKRLHEANIEKSVEILEECAVHMRSMRDTWREVMKKVNSSEEGRRVGEA